One window of Sphingomonas paeninsulae genomic DNA carries:
- a CDS encoding TauD/TfdA dioxygenase family protein, whose translation MGMDDAASEALIKTLIDAVTQPQFIYEHAWEDNDIVLWDDYRMMHSAVGHRVHVTRVVHRTTLRGQTTVGRIMEPTNGRDGCERVRRLSNLDALSLRNSAEMSSKKHKTEEIVGSCAKLRLCCTIQATADRCTAGYRKVHRSHWMNPPAKIHHARLLPTAKTTLSR comes from the coding sequence ATAGGAATGGATGACGCGGCGAGTGAAGCACTGATAAAGACCCTGATCGACGCTGTGACCCAGCCGCAGTTCATTTATGAGCATGCGTGGGAAGACAACGACATCGTACTTTGGGACGATTACCGGATGATGCACAGTGCCGTGGGTCATCGGGTGCATGTGACCCGCGTAGTGCATCGGACCACGCTACGGGGCCAGACGACCGTTGGTCGGATTATGGAGCCGACAAATGGGAGGGATGGGTGTGAGCGCGTCCGACGACTGTCCAATCTTGATGCACTCAGCCTTAGAAATAGCGCGGAAATGTCGAGTAAGAAGCACAAGACGGAGGAGATTGTCGGCAGCTGCGCGAAGTTGAGATTGTGCTGCACTATTCAGGCAACGGCAGATCGGTGCACGGCTGGTTACAGAAAAGTGCATCGTTCACATTGGATGAATCCTCCCGCGAAGATCCATCATGCGCGGCTGCTGCCTACTGCGAAGACGACTTTATCACGTTAG
- a CDS encoding DUF2853 family protein gives MAEDWSVDVRKYVPDADPGIIAGIVRHCGIALQSRDASLVSFTDKTETGRVRESFLKKKLGLTASDADLDSAIASVGEQMKADRTKNRVTVYYLLAERFGKLAMFGKPLAAGAELPVVEKSEGPGIATLGKAGLAAGAMAAAGGFGGNPSSAGGVSPSSPRDTGGVAARAFASESGIGAPVAKSGLMRWLPWLVLAAALLLLFLYLGMHMRRATAASNTPVVPATTPAADLSATPAVTSPAAIPTGAGVATEVRDGKPAVIVYFDTGKADVVPAFGAAAASLKSYLGNNAGSKLAISGFNDKTGNAAANAELSKNRAKAVQTALVSADIPASSIELIKPSDATDTGAINAEARRVEVVVK, from the coding sequence ATGGCAGAAGATTGGTCCGTTGACGTCAGGAAATATGTTCCGGACGCAGATCCAGGCATTATTGCCGGAATAGTTCGACACTGCGGCATAGCACTCCAGAGCCGTGACGCCTCTCTGGTTTCTTTCACCGACAAAACGGAAACTGGGCGTGTCCGCGAAAGTTTCCTGAAAAAGAAGCTCGGTTTGACCGCTTCCGATGCAGATCTCGATAGTGCGATAGCTTCAGTCGGAGAGCAGATGAAGGCAGACCGGACGAAGAATCGCGTTACGGTTTACTATCTGCTTGCCGAGCGATTCGGGAAACTTGCGATGTTTGGCAAACCCTTGGCGGCAGGTGCTGAGTTACCTGTTGTCGAAAAGAGTGAAGGACCGGGCATCGCAACCCTCGGTAAAGCGGGCCTTGCCGCAGGAGCGATGGCAGCCGCGGGAGGCTTTGGCGGAAATCCATCCTCCGCTGGCGGTGTATCGCCCTCGTCCCCGAGGGACACAGGCGGGGTGGCCGCCAGAGCCTTTGCCAGCGAGTCGGGGATTGGTGCGCCCGTCGCAAAATCCGGCCTGATGCGCTGGCTGCCCTGGCTTGTTCTGGCAGCAGCTCTTCTGCTTCTGTTTCTCTATTTGGGCATGCACATGCGGAGAGCGACAGCGGCGAGCAATACTCCTGTCGTTCCCGCCACTACGCCAGCGGCCGACCTCTCAGCTACGCCTGCAGTCACTTCTCCAGCCGCAATTCCGACTGGTGCTGGCGTGGCTACGGAGGTTCGTGATGGCAAGCCAGCTGTGATCGTATATTTTGATACTGGTAAGGCCGATGTCGTACCGGCCTTTGGGGCGGCTGCGGCGTCACTCAAATCCTATCTTGGTAACAATGCCGGTAGCAAGCTGGCGATTTCAGGATTCAACGACAAGACCGGAAATGCTGCTGCCAATGCTGAGTTGTCTAAAAACCGGGCAAAGGCTGTTCAAACCGCGTTGGTTTCTGCGGACATTCCGGCCAGTTCGATCGAGTTGATCAAACCGTCTGATGCGACCGACACCGGCGCAATAAATGCCGAAGCGCGACGGGTCGAGGTCGTCGTCAAATAG
- a CDS encoding TonB-dependent receptor, translating into MLVGFAGAYTDAKYTKNLVDLSVQTGTPGFIVPFDSYPDAPKWSGSVYADVTLPVPTDWGNVHLRGDTFSQTSSFFSNNNYSITPGTQIKGYTMVSLRLSWNEIMGSKVSAGVYAKNLLNRGYYQAGYVEGASGGFNTVIPGEPQTFGAELSVKF; encoded by the coding sequence TTGCTGGTCGGATTTGCCGGTGCCTATACCGACGCCAAATACACGAAAAATTTGGTCGATCTTTCAGTGCAGACAGGAACACCGGGCTTCATCGTACCATTCGACTCTTATCCCGACGCACCGAAATGGTCGGGATCGGTATATGCCGACGTTACCCTTCCAGTGCCAACAGACTGGGGCAACGTCCATCTGCGCGGTGACACTTTCTCGCAGACATCGTCATTCTTTTCGAACAACAATTACTCAATCACACCGGGCACCCAGATTAAAGGCTACACCATGGTTTCACTCCGCCTAAGCTGGAATGAAATCATGGGCAGCAAAGTGTCTGCCGGTGTCTATGCGAAAAACTTGCTGAACCGCGGCTATTATCAGGCTGGCTATGTTGAAGGTGCATCGGGCGGTTTTAACACGGTCATCCCAGGTGAACCGCAGACCTTTGGCGCAGAGCTCTCGGTCAAGTTTTAA
- a CDS encoding enoyl-CoA hydratase/isomerase family protein: protein MAEVDFWCEGRVAQVRLNRPDHLNAITDTMDDLLAEAWERINDDPDIWCAILSAEGERSFSIGADVSGGGDRQRRMAFGGGLTGIGGPLVTLKKPLIAAVQGFCVGGGFEMAMCADIIIAADTTEFGLPETKVGIIGECGVVHRIVRQLPHHIAMAMILTGERMRAEAAERFGLVNEVVPLSDLPVAAIRWAAKINAASPLANQAAKAAALSRLDYPLEVALDTQFEGIERYALSTDKREGEMAMKEKRKPVWTGR, encoded by the coding sequence TTGGCCGAGGTCGATTTCTGGTGTGAGGGGAGGGTGGCGCAGGTTCGGCTCAACCGTCCCGATCATCTGAATGCCATTACCGACACGATGGACGATCTTCTTGCGGAAGCCTGGGAGCGGATCAATGACGATCCTGACATCTGGTGCGCGATCCTGTCGGCGGAAGGTGAACGCTCCTTTTCGATTGGGGCCGATGTGTCGGGTGGCGGTGATCGCCAGCGACGAATGGCCTTTGGCGGCGGGCTGACCGGCATCGGCGGGCCACTTGTTACGTTGAAGAAACCTTTGATAGCCGCGGTTCAGGGCTTCTGCGTTGGCGGCGGGTTTGAGATGGCGATGTGCGCGGACATCATTATCGCCGCCGATACGACAGAGTTCGGACTGCCTGAAACAAAGGTCGGGATCATCGGCGAATGTGGGGTCGTGCACCGCATCGTCCGTCAGCTTCCTCACCACATAGCGATGGCGATGATCCTGACAGGCGAGCGTATGAGAGCTGAAGCTGCGGAACGGTTTGGCCTCGTTAATGAGGTCGTACCTCTTAGCGATCTGCCTGTAGCAGCGATCAGGTGGGCCGCGAAAATTAATGCAGCATCGCCGCTCGCTAATCAGGCAGCCAAGGCTGCGGCGTTAAGCCGACTGGACTATCCGCTCGAAGTCGCACTCGACACACAGTTCGAGGGAATCGAGCGCTATGCTCTGAGTACCGACAAGCGGGAAGGCGAGATGGCCATGAAAGAGAAGAGGAAACCAGTGTGGACGGGACGATAA